The following are from one region of the Micromonas commoda chromosome 12, complete sequence genome:
- a CDS encoding predicted protein: MGEIEELRDDGVESPSEPAFRMHRVSSLDSLAGLAIKYGVTIIDIQRANGGALTDQTMFARSTVRIPRAHLGPGAPLPGGGGATGPMEPSPAQRAAMTPALAALRDHYGTNPKSELGSEGRAGGDGDAARRAFGSSSSRKTLSRASSSSGGEIAMTDRPSSGRANSSAGPSVADNEERMRALGLGGSGFQHGRSKPLMSPPAKAKASQSGPASSSSGSGSVMGFFDKMKRLANTPAMASSAASAGVGMKAAAAVASQRIDTGLREIGGPGLRKSSSLPAGRKGKGD; this comes from the coding sequence ATGGGGGAGATCGAGGAGCTTCGAGACGATGGGGTCGAGTCGCCCTCGGAGCCCGCGTTCCGGATGCACAGGGTGTCCTCGCTGGACAGCCTGGCGGGCCTGGCGATCAAGTACGGCGTCACCATAATCGACATCcagcgcgcgaacggcggggcGCTCACCGACCAGACCATGTTCGCGCGTAGTACCGTGcggatcccccgcgcgcacctcggTCCGGGCGCGCCCTTacccggcgggggaggcgcgacggggccgatggaaccgtcgccggcgcAACGAGCGGCGATGacacccgcgctcgccgctctcAGGGACCATTACGGCACGAACCCGAAGTCGGAGCTCGGAtcggagggacgcgcgggcggcgacggggacgccgcgcgaagggCCTTCgggtcatcgtcgtcgaggaagacgctctcgcgcgcgtcgagctcgagcggcggcgagatcgccATGACGGACAGACCGTCGAGCGGACGCGCGAACAGCTCGGCTGgcccgagcgtcgcggacaACGAGGAGCGCATGCGGGCGCTGGGgctcggcgggagcgggtTTCAGCACGGCAGGAGTAAGCCGctgatgtcgccgccggcaaaGGCCAAGGCGTCTCAGTCgggacccgcgtcgtcgtcgtcggggtcggggtcggtGATGGGTTTCTTCGATAAGATGAAGAGGCTGGCGAAcacgcccgcgatggcgagctccgcggcgtcggcgggcgtGGGGAtgaaggcggccgcggcggtggcctcgCAGAGGATAGACACGGGGCTGAGGGAGATCGGCGGGCCGGGGCTTCGGAAATCGTCCAGCCTTCCGGCGGGAAGGAAAGGCAAGGGCGACTAA
- a CDS encoding WRKY family transcription factor: MDNEFVSEKWAPERRALFRLSTLHETPAHSARSKVRAPTAPDALSKPPPPIALAFDAFPPSLHRPFTPAMPPSEDGYRWRKYGQKIIKGAAFPRSYYRCTAPNCPARKHVEGDPKDPGSIAYEGTHNHEPPTGSNRGKKRKSVDQNSKPPLSPNSKAMKMKTTKKSSSHRSSELQNVTPRFWERAEALAMETLGSLSPGSRKRAAKLTSSRNKRKSGNGLAVQVPDLISGGAPTSITAALVRVDSGDVTNISGDVTNISGFTNMEIPASARTGNTRVSPRSKKNVGESDRGANGELKSVRSKPGNHVPVGGAGYGDLASTTGAKKIKRPRPLIIDAEAAAAIEDAGTPLLTIGNGRAAGEVPGLLSARRRDGTSLRKAAAMGWASQTPRSPLVTPGSAGNALMESLAYITTPK; the protein is encoded by the exons ATGGACAACGAGTTCGTTTCCGAGAAATGGGCACCGGAGAGACGCGCGCTTTTCCGATTGTCGACACTCCACGAGACGCCGGCTCACAGCGCACGATCAAAAGTtcgcgcgccgaccgcccccgacgccctctcgaagcctcctccgccgatCGCGCTAGCGTTCGACGCGTTTCCACCTTCACTTCACCGCCCCTTCACTCCGGCCATGCCTCCCAGCGAGGACGGGTACCGCTGGCGCAAGTACGGGCAGAAGATCATCAAGGGCGCGGCGTTCCCCCGCTCCTACTACCGATGCACCGCGCCCAACTGCCCCGCGCGCAAgcacgtcgagggcgacccCAAGGATCCCGGTTCCATCGCGTACGAGGGTACCCACAACCACGAGCCCCCCACGGGCTCCAACCGAG GCAAGAAGCGCAAGAGCGTTGACCAAAACTCCAAGCCGCCCCTCTCGCCAAACTCCAAGGCGATGAAGATgaagacgacgaagaagTCCTCGTCCCACCGCAGCTCGGAGCTGCAGAACGTGACCCCGAGGTTCTgggaacgcgccgaggcgctcgccatgGAGACCCTCGGCTCGCTCTCCCCGGGAAGCCGCAAGAGGGCGGCGAAGCTGACCAGCTCGCGAAACAAGCGCAAATCTGGCAACGGCCTCGCCGTGCAGGTACCCGACCTcatctccggcggcgcgcccacctccatcaccgccgccctcgtccgcgtcgacagcggcgacgtcaccaacatcagcggcgacgtcaccaACATCAGCGGCTTCACCAACATGGAGATTCCCGCCTCTGCCCGAACGGGCAACACCCGCGTCTCGCCCCGTTCCAAGAAGAACGTCGGCGAGTCGGACAGGGGCGCCAACGGGGAGCTCAAGTCGGTGCGGTCCAAACCGGGTAACCACGTCCCGGTGGGCGGGGCCGGGTACGGTgacctcgcgtccaccacggGCGCGAAGAAGATCAAGCGCCCGAGGCCGCTcatcatcgacgccgaggcggcggcggccatcgagGATGCGGGGACGCCGCTGCTGACCATCGGGAacgggcgagcggcgggggaggtGCCCGGGCTgctgagcgcgaggcgcagggATGGGACCAGTTTGAGGAAGGCGGCCGCGATGGGGTGGGCGTCGcagacgccgaggtcgccgctcGTGACCCCCGGGTCCGCGGGAAACGCCCTCATGGAGTCGCTCGCGTACATCACCACCCCCAAGTGA
- a CDS encoding predicted protein, whose amino-acid sequence MKPNPRRFNPPHRLTQTLTRSPETHLTLRQRRQRGVRRRAQAPALQAQVHHGRQSRRRQRWGVRQEHRLLHQHQRVHRQGVQAFQQGRPGLGRERAAQDRLRALRPRHASARRRRRCDEVTRPHRR is encoded by the coding sequence ATGAAACCCAACCCGCGTCGATTCAACCCCCCGCACCGGCTGACCCAAACCCTGACGCGATCCCCCGAAACCCACCTCACACTCCGACAGCGACGTCAACGAGGagtacggcggcgagctcagGCTCCAGCTCTTCAAGCGCAAGTCCATCATGGGCGAcaaagccgccgtcgccaacgctGGGGTGTACGTCAAGAACATCGTCTCCTACATCAACACCAACGGGTCCATCGACAAGGAGTTCAAGCTTTTCAGCAAGGAAGGCCAGGCCTTGGGCGGGAACGTGCGGCTCAAGATCGACTTCGCGCCCTCCGACCCCGCCACGCCTCtgcccgacgacggcggaggtgCGATGAAGTCACACGCCCCCACCGAAGAtga
- a CDS encoding rhodanese-like domain protein (PFAM 00581: Rhodanese; Rhodanese-like domain. Rhodanese has an internal duplication. This Pfam represents a single copy of this duplicated domain) — translation MAAMSASFVTFKTAVAPRMRGRAAKLTRATRGSVATRASVVKISVNEVKDHLDRGFVLVDIRDPDEARETGYKSSWKNIVLAAMDEDGRIHMNPNFLAQIRQEFPNTMSRILIACDDGTTRSEKAAAAIVEKCGYTQCKVIDGGIDAYLKAYPLTQADKVKWKMRPEIGEDLSVLVSGVDTRQAGQKYY, via the exons ATGGCCGCCATGAGTGCGTCATTCGTGACTTTCAagaccgccgtcgcgccccgcatgcgcggtcgcgccgctaagctcacccgcgccactcgcgggtccgtcgcgacCCGGGCCTCCGTCGTGAAAATAAGCGTGAACGAGGTCAAGGACCACCTCGATCGCGGCTTCGTGCTTGTCGACATCAGGGACCCCGACGAAGCGCGGGAGACCGGCTACAAATCCTCGTGGAAGAATATCGTG ctcgccgccatggacgaggacgggcggATCCACATGAACCCGAACTTCCTCGCGCAGATCCGCCAGGAGTTCCCCAACACCATGTCCAGGATCCTGAtcgcgtgcgacgacgggacCACCAGGTCCGAGAAGGCTGCCGCTGCCATCGTGGAAAAATGCGGATACACCCAGTGCAAGGTCATCGACGGTGGCATCGACGCCTACCTCAAGGCTTACCCGCTGACCCAGGCTGATAAGGTGAAGTGGAAGATGAGGCCGGAGATCGGCGAGGACCTCTCCGTGCTCGTCTCCGGCGTGGACACCAGGCAGGCGGGCCAGAAGTACTACTAG
- a CDS encoding PGAM phosphoglycerate mutase (PF00300: Phosphoglycerate mutase family; This family is a member of the Phosphoglycerate mutase-like Superfamily clan) gives MGKRYFKMLAQRAQRGDLGAGAMDSAGADTDRVSSGSLATTAARVVVVVAGACAVAGGGYLAHRAWNSHRRRVAEEGGGRKVVYLIRHGQSTFNAAYEQTGVDPMLFDAPLSALGVRQVAELGRSLRASADGSVYNDDDDGGGDDGSGESGGGNGRAHDRFNPMPQVVLTSPLTRALQTATGAFEGLGIKVEVLPDLRERLTESCDVGRPTDELRRDFPNVDFSALLVHSRGTPASTPTRERLAAAAADTAGVGTAGVDVNAPGIQTASLKEAAAADELEREAERARMRDGIWWYVDPDTDHSAVTPEACRRDFATYGYVEPEHAAKARAARVLRAIRQRPERCVALVGHADLFNLLAARIDPRGEELWLENCGVASYAVAPLAVPFRSPSAKGSAAA, from the coding sequence ATGGGGAAAAGATATTTCAAGATGCTCGCACAACGGGCGCAACGCGgggacctcggcgccggtgcaATGGACTCCGCCGGTGCGGACACCGACCGCGTGTCCTCTGGATCCCTCGCcacgaccgccgcccgcgtcgtcgtggtcgtcgccggcgcgtgcgccgtggcgggcggcggctatctcgcgcatcgcgcgtgGAACAGTCACAGGCGCagggtcgccgaggagggcggcgggaggaagGTCGTCTACCTCATCAGGCACGGTCAGTCCACTTTCAACGCCGCGTACGAGCAGACGGGCGTGGACCCCATGCTCTTCGACGCGCCCCTGAGCGCGCTGGGGGTGAGGCAGGTGGCGGAGCTCGGCCGCTCTCtccgcgccagcgccgacgGTTCCGTGtacaacgacgacgacgacggcggcggcgacgacgggagcggcgagagcggcgggggaAACGGACGCGCGCACGACAGGTTCAATCCCATGCCCCAGGTGGTGTTGACGTCcccgctgacgcgcgcgctgcagacggcgacgggcgcgttcgaggggCTGGGGATCAAGGTGGAGGTTCTCCCCGACCTGCGCGAGCGGCTGACCGAATCGTGTGACGTGGGAAGGCCCACGGACGAGCTCCGGCGCGACTTTCCCAACGTGGACTTCTCCGCGCTGCTCGTTCATTCGCGCGgcacgcccgcgtccacgcccacGCGGGAACgattggcggcggcggcggcggacacagctggcgtcggcacagctggcgtcgacgtcaacGCCCCGGGGATACAAACGGCGTCGCTGAaagaagccgccgcggcggacgaacTCGAACGCGaggccgaacgcgcgcggatgcggGACGGGATCTGGTGGTACGTCGACCCGGACACGGACCACAGTGCGGTAACCCCGGAGGCGTGCAGGCGCGATTTCGCGACGTACGGTTACGTCGAGCCCGAacacgcggcgaaggctcgggcggcgcgggtgcttCGCGCGATTCGTCAAAGGCCCGagcggtgcgtcgcgctggtGGGTCACGCGGATCTGTTCAacctgctcgcggcgaggatagacccgcgcggggaggagc